In Pedobacter sp. W3I1, one DNA window encodes the following:
- the rplM gene encoding 50S ribosomal protein L13, whose protein sequence is MNTLSYKTVSANAKTVNKQWIVVDAQGEILGRLSSKIAMIIRGKNKPEYTPHVDCGDNVIVINADKVKLTGNKFSEKQYVSYTGYPGGQRFISPKELMAKHPQRVIEKAVRGMLPKTKLGKKLYTNLFVYAGETHPHSAQSPKTIKL, encoded by the coding sequence GTGAATACGTTAAGTTACAAAACTGTCTCGGCCAATGCGAAAACTGTTAACAAACAGTGGATTGTTGTTGATGCGCAAGGCGAGATTTTGGGGCGCTTGTCATCGAAGATCGCTATGATCATCCGTGGTAAAAACAAGCCTGAGTACACCCCACACGTAGATTGCGGAGATAACGTAATTGTTATCAATGCAGACAAGGTTAAATTGACAGGAAACAAATTCAGCGAAAAGCAATATGTTTCTTATACTGGTTATCCAGGTGGTCAACGTTTTATTTCTCCTAAGGAGTTAATGGCGAAACACCCTCAACGTGTAATCGAGAAAGCGGTACGTGGTATGTTACCGAAAACTAAATTGGGCAAAAAATTGTATACCAATCTTTTTGTGTATGCTGGTGAAACTCAT